GGCGAGTCCGAGATCGTCGGCTACTTCGTCGAGTACTCGGGCATGCGCTTCGGCATGTTCATGATCTCCGAGTTCGTCGAGATCGTGGTGCTCTCCGGCGTCACGGCTGCCATCTTCCTCGGCGGCTTCCACATGCCGTTCCCGCCGTCCTGGGGCGTGGACGCGTGGCTCGCGGCGAAGGCCGGCGGCTTCGGTCTCGCGGTGGCGCAGGGCCTCACCTTCCTCCTGAAGGTGGTCGCGCTCTGCTGGGTGCAGCTCACCATCCGCTGGACGATGACGCGCTTCCGCTACGACCAGATCCAGACGCTCGGCTGGAAGATCCTCCTGCCGCTCGCCCTCGGAAACATCGTCGTCACCGCCGTGCTCCTGCTCCTCGATCAGTCCCTCGACACCCTCGCGATCGTCGGCATCGCGGAGCTCGTGCTCCTCATCGGCCTCACCGCCCTCTATCCGGTGAAGCGGCCCACCTCGGTGCGCTTCAGCGGGCAGGGCGCGGCGGCACCCGTGGTCTCGGGCCACGGTCACTGATTCGTTTTTCCCTGGAGACGGTCTAGAGATGGCCCACGATCCTCACCACGACCAGCAGCCGGAGACGACGTTCGCCGACTCCGCTGGGCTCACGTGGTACCAGCGGCTCTTCGTGCCCGAGCTGCTTCGCGGCCTCGCCGTGACGAGCCGGCACTTCATCAAGAACCTCTTCGGCGCCCGCGACGCGAGCCCCGAGGTGGTCTACCGGAAGCGCGAGCTCGGCAACACGGTCGCCACGGTGCAGTACCCGGAGGAGCGGATCCCGTATCCCCCCGGCTACCGCGGCCTCCATCGCCTGGTCCCCCGGGACGACGGCAAGCCCCGCTGCGTCGCCTGCTACATGTGCGCGACGGTCTGCCCGGCGCAGTGCATCTACATCGAGGCGTCCGAGTACAGCGACGATCCGATCGAGAAGTTCCCGACCTCGTTCGTGATCGACGAGCTCCGCTGCATCGTCTGCGGACTCTGCGTGGAGGCGTGCCCCAAGGACGCCATCCGCATGGACACCTACGTCCACACGCCGCCCGAGTACTCGCGCGAGGGCTTCATCTACCCGATCGAGCGCCTCCTCAAGGGGCCGGCGGTGTCGTACCCCTCGGATCCCTGGGTGAAGCGCGAGGACTCCTCGCAGCCCAAGGACGCGCACTTCCCGCTCCACGGCCTGGCCGAGCACTCGACCGAGGCCGTCTCGGCGAAGGCGAAAGTTCAGCAGGGCGAGAACCACCCGCAGCAGCCGCAGTTCGCCGAGAGCGACTTCCGCAAGTAGGCGTGCGGAGCACATCGAGTCCGCTTCGCTCGGGCTCGACCTTCTGCGCATCGACGGGCCCTTCGGGGCCCGTTGTCGTTCCGGCGACCGCGCTGGGGGGATTGTGGCGCGCGGCTGCGACCAAATCCGGGGCCGCGCATCCAAGGCGCCGGTTTACTGCTCCATCCCCCGAACGCCCCTTCCGCCCCGGCGGAGGAGCAAGAAAGGATCCCCCGATGTCGAAGATCCTCACCAGCGTGCTGGCCGCCGCGGCGATGTCCCTCCCCGCTCTCGCGATGGCCGCCGACTACCAGATCGACACCTCGCACTCGAACGCGAGCTTCAAG
The Vulgatibacter incomptus DNA segment above includes these coding regions:
- a CDS encoding NuoI/complex I 23 kDa subunit family protein; this translates as MAHDPHHDQQPETTFADSAGLTWYQRLFVPELLRGLAVTSRHFIKNLFGARDASPEVVYRKRELGNTVATVQYPEERIPYPPGYRGLHRLVPRDDGKPRCVACYMCATVCPAQCIYIEASEYSDDPIEKFPTSFVIDELRCIVCGLCVEACPKDAIRMDTYVHTPPEYSREGFIYPIERLLKGPAVSYPSDPWVKREDSSQPKDAHFPLHGLAEHSTEAVSAKAKVQQGENHPQQPQFAESDFRK